Proteins from a genomic interval of Oceanispirochaeta crateris:
- a CDS encoding NADH-dependent [FeFe] hydrogenase, group A6 → METVEIKINGQPYEVESNTSILKAAKKAGIKIPTLCTHTDLEPWAACGICVVKVEGSPKMVRACATTVVPGQNYITHDPELQKVRRTVIEMTLSNHPQECLSCAKNQICELQKLAADFGIREIPFPMDVKRLPKDTSTASLVFDPSKCIQCGRCAQVCQQLQDVWALEFLHRGHQTRIAPAAGVLLNESPCIKCGQCSAHCPVGAIYEKSQTQEFCDAVEADNVHVAVQIAPAVRVALGEVFGMEPGSITTGKIYTALRMLGSDAVFDTNFAADLTIMEEGTELVKRITTGSGVLPQITSCCPSWTDYMEKYYPDMIPHFSTAKSPMMMQGAVTKTYYAEKAGIDKESIYSVAIMPCTAKKYEIGRDDNMAASGVADVDLVLTTRELGRMIKAAGIDFANLKDSEADSPIGAYSGAGTIFGVTGGVMEAAVRTAYKLVTDAELGDINVNAVRGMEGVRKGSVDFNGTEIKVAVAHGMANVKSIMDEIREANEKGLEPPYHFIEVMACRGGCIAGGGQPYGTEDNIREKRIAGIYSDDEKSVVRRSHENPEIIQIYKDYLDEPLSEKAHHLLHTSYTERKLYQK, encoded by the coding sequence GTGGAAACTGTAGAAATTAAAATTAATGGACAACCCTATGAGGTTGAAAGCAATACTTCCATTCTAAAGGCCGCTAAGAAGGCCGGCATTAAGATCCCCACACTCTGTACCCACACAGACCTGGAACCCTGGGCTGCCTGCGGTATCTGTGTTGTTAAGGTAGAAGGCTCCCCTAAGATGGTAAGAGCCTGCGCTACCACGGTTGTTCCCGGTCAGAATTATATTACCCATGATCCCGAACTCCAGAAGGTGAGGAGGACCGTCATTGAGATGACTCTGTCCAACCATCCTCAGGAATGCCTGTCCTGTGCCAAAAATCAAATTTGTGAACTTCAAAAGCTCGCAGCCGATTTCGGCATTAGGGAGATCCCATTCCCCATGGATGTGAAACGCCTTCCCAAAGATACATCGACTGCTTCATTGGTGTTTGATCCCTCCAAGTGTATTCAGTGCGGTCGATGTGCCCAGGTTTGCCAGCAGCTGCAGGATGTTTGGGCTCTGGAATTCCTTCATCGCGGACATCAGACAAGAATTGCACCCGCTGCGGGAGTTCTTCTGAATGAGAGTCCTTGTATCAAATGCGGTCAGTGTTCTGCCCACTGTCCGGTCGGGGCTATTTATGAAAAGTCGCAGACTCAGGAATTTTGCGATGCCGTTGAGGCTGATAATGTCCATGTCGCAGTCCAGATTGCTCCAGCCGTCCGTGTGGCCCTGGGTGAAGTTTTCGGCATGGAGCCCGGGTCCATTACAACAGGGAAAATCTATACCGCCCTTAGAATGCTGGGAAGCGATGCCGTGTTCGATACAAATTTTGCGGCTGACCTGACCATCATGGAAGAGGGGACTGAGCTGGTCAAAAGAATCACCACCGGTTCCGGAGTTCTGCCACAAATTACTTCCTGCTGTCCTTCCTGGACAGATTATATGGAAAAATACTACCCCGATATGATTCCTCATTTCTCTACGGCCAAGTCGCCCATGATGATGCAGGGAGCTGTCACAAAAACCTACTACGCCGAAAAGGCCGGGATTGATAAAGAGAGCATTTACTCCGTGGCCATTATGCCCTGTACGGCTAAAAAATATGAGATTGGCCGGGATGATAATATGGCAGCCTCCGGCGTAGCCGATGTGGACCTTGTTCTTACAACGAGAGAGCTGGGTCGCATGATTAAAGCCGCGGGTATAGACTTTGCCAACCTTAAGGATTCTGAAGCAGACAGTCCTATCGGAGCCTACTCAGGAGCCGGAACGATCTTTGGTGTCACCGGTGGTGTTATGGAAGCGGCGGTGAGAACAGCCTACAAACTGGTGACTGATGCCGAACTGGGTGATATTAATGTGAATGCCGTTAGAGGTATGGAGGGTGTTAGAAAGGGCTCCGTAGATTTTAACGGGACAGAAATCAAAGTGGCTGTTGCCCATGGTATGGCCAATGTCAAATCCATTATGGATGAAATACGGGAAGCCAATGAGAAAGGTCTAGAGCCTCCCTATCATTTTATCGAAGTTATGGCCTGCCGAGGCGGATGTATCGCCGGGGGTGGGCAGCCCTATGGAACAGAAGATAATATTCGTGAAAAGAGAATAGCCGGTATTTACAGCGATGATGAAAAATCAGTGGTCAGGAGATCTCATGAAAACCCTGAAATCATCCAGATTTACAAGGACTATCTGGATGAGCCTCTAAGTGAAAAGGCGCACCATCTGCTCCATACAAGCTATACTGAAAGAAAGCTGTATCAGAAGTAA
- a CDS encoding nitroreductase family protein yields the protein MKSKKIHNPYIGDPGYACFGCAPKDLNARGLGLTFSLDGKTLISDWTPQDSFQGAQGILHGGIQATLMDEIASWYVFVFCGTAGATKSLQVEYRSPALMKYAPFHLQAELKQNSGKTAEIMIRLMDCHSTICSEGLAVYALFSESLARGRFGFPGREAFFKRPEVSTKSQNTSNDPLVKKFQARRSVRSFSTKSVSLQDIRDCIAIAATAPSGANCQPWTFALVTSGELKRKIRKEAEHVESLFYERESTQDWREDLSDLRTDASKAFLEDAPCLIILFLQKFGRGRDGRKINHYYPGESLGMAAGFLISALHMKGYSTLPYTPAPMNFLMEILDRPDNERPYLILPVGYARDGWMPPVLEKKDLDKILVEYGDSH from the coding sequence ATGAAATCAAAAAAGATACATAATCCCTATATTGGTGATCCAGGATACGCCTGTTTTGGTTGTGCCCCTAAAGACTTGAACGCCCGAGGGTTGGGACTGACTTTTTCTCTAGATGGGAAGACCCTTATCTCAGACTGGACCCCTCAGGACAGTTTTCAAGGCGCTCAGGGTATCCTTCATGGCGGAATCCAGGCCACTCTCATGGATGAGATCGCCAGCTGGTATGTTTTTGTATTCTGTGGGACAGCAGGGGCCACAAAATCTCTGCAAGTCGAGTATCGTTCCCCAGCCTTGATGAAATATGCGCCCTTTCATCTTCAGGCCGAGTTGAAGCAAAACTCCGGGAAGACCGCAGAAATCATGATTCGTCTGATGGATTGCCATTCCACAATCTGTAGTGAAGGCCTGGCCGTCTATGCGCTCTTCTCAGAGAGCCTGGCCAGGGGACGGTTTGGATTTCCCGGGCGTGAGGCCTTTTTCAAGAGACCTGAAGTGTCCACTAAATCACAAAACACAAGCAATGATCCTCTGGTAAAGAAGTTTCAGGCCCGCCGTTCTGTCAGGAGTTTTTCTACAAAGTCCGTTTCACTTCAGGATATACGGGACTGCATTGCCATTGCCGCGACAGCTCCCAGCGGAGCAAATTGTCAGCCTTGGACCTTTGCTCTTGTTACCTCTGGTGAGTTAAAAAGAAAAATCAGGAAAGAAGCAGAGCATGTGGAATCTTTGTTTTATGAACGAGAAAGTACACAGGACTGGAGAGAAGACCTGTCAGACCTGAGAACGGATGCCAGCAAGGCTTTTCTCGAAGATGCTCCCTGCCTCATTATCCTCTTCTTACAAAAATTTGGCAGAGGCCGGGACGGACGGAAAATCAATCACTATTATCCGGGGGAATCGCTGGGTATGGCCGCAGGTTTTCTGATTTCGGCTCTCCATATGAAGGGTTACTCCACTCTGCCCTATACACCGGCACCCATGAACTTCTTGATGGAGATCTTAGACCGACCCGATAATGAAAGGCCTTATCTGATTCTGCCGGTAGGTTATGCCAGGGACGGGTGGATGCCCCCAGTTCTAGAAAAGAAAGATTTGGATAAGATTTTGGTCGAATATGGAGATTCTCATTGA
- a CDS encoding cytochrome c biogenesis CcdA family protein, which translates to MKSLPALLLCLFNLLPLFGDVLFEPPRLSLGPESSVKFEGVVAITNLEEEDLSIDFMASAEGWGIEPSSLTLRGGEQGSIQISGNLPPSDEAVVILMLSDRDDVPSLYTIYPTGSIADDAHGLSNPDEEGSFVFFYTPGCEICEEFYTEVLPALEEETGRVLRPEKLNVLEPGHYERLESLLQGQSRSVSDFPILIAGNSVYTGEREIKEDFPRYIRSHPEEDSFSVEREYPEVSQALPDLRWLAVFMAGLLDGINPCAFTTLIFLISYLRLLGKKGRDILKIGGSFTLAVFLTYFLVGLGAFKFIRMADSFSMISKIIKYLLGISLFILSALSFIDFWRIKQGRTSQSFLQLSAKNKKRIHKVVRSSSRSAFVYLSSFAAGVLISVYELGCTGQIYLPMLVYMVKQEQWSALFPLALYNVAFILPLILVFALFYKGSDSGRIAELFQKNLGMIKIATAGLFLLMALFLLFF; encoded by the coding sequence TTGAAATCCCTCCCTGCTTTGCTTCTGTGCTTATTTAACTTGCTTCCTCTATTCGGTGACGTCTTATTTGAACCTCCTCGCTTGTCTTTGGGGCCGGAAAGCTCTGTTAAATTCGAAGGAGTAGTTGCAATTACGAATCTAGAGGAGGAAGACCTTTCTATCGATTTTATGGCTTCCGCCGAAGGATGGGGAATTGAACCGTCATCACTGACTCTAAGGGGAGGGGAGCAAGGGAGTATTCAAATTTCCGGCAATCTCCCTCCCTCGGATGAAGCCGTTGTTATCCTCATGCTTTCGGATAGAGATGATGTTCCTTCCCTATATACAATATACCCGACCGGCAGCATAGCTGATGACGCCCATGGACTATCTAACCCAGATGAAGAGGGCTCTTTTGTCTTCTTCTATACTCCGGGCTGTGAGATCTGTGAGGAGTTTTATACAGAGGTTCTTCCTGCTCTAGAAGAAGAGACAGGTCGAGTCTTGCGTCCCGAAAAGCTGAATGTTCTGGAACCGGGCCATTATGAAAGACTGGAGTCTCTTTTGCAGGGCCAAAGCCGGTCTGTCAGCGACTTTCCCATTCTCATAGCCGGAAATTCTGTTTATACCGGAGAAAGAGAGATAAAAGAGGATTTTCCCAGGTACATAAGATCCCATCCGGAGGAGGACTCCTTCTCTGTGGAGAGGGAGTATCCTGAAGTCAGTCAGGCTCTGCCCGACCTGCGATGGCTGGCGGTTTTCATGGCTGGACTTTTGGACGGCATCAATCCCTGTGCCTTTACAACCCTTATCTTTCTCATTTCCTATCTGCGTTTATTGGGGAAAAAGGGACGAGATATCCTGAAAATCGGAGGAAGTTTCACGCTGGCCGTCTTTCTCACCTATTTTCTTGTGGGACTGGGGGCTTTTAAGTTCATTCGGATGGCCGATTCCTTCTCGATGATTTCAAAAATCATCAAATACCTTCTTGGAATAAGTCTGTTTATCTTGTCTGCCCTCAGCTTCATTGATTTTTGGAGGATTAAACAGGGACGAACTTCTCAATCTTTTCTGCAGCTCTCTGCTAAAAACAAGAAAAGAATTCATAAGGTGGTTCGAAGCAGCAGCCGTTCTGCCTTTGTTTATTTGAGCAGTTTTGCTGCGGGAGTCCTGATCTCTGTATATGAACTGGGCTGTACGGGGCAAATCTATCTCCCCATGCTGGTGTATATGGTTAAGCAGGAACAATGGAGTGCTCTCTTTCCTTTGGCCCTCTATAATGTCGCCTTTATTCTGCCTTTGATACTGGTCTTTGCCCTCTTTTACAAGGGGAGTGACTCCGGCCGGATTGCCGAGTTGTTCCAAAAAAATCTGGGTATGATCAAGATAGCAACTGCCGGATTGTTCCTGTTGATGGCTTTGTTTCTCCTGTTCTTCTAA
- a CDS encoding TetR/AcrR family transcriptional regulator produces the protein MDQNEKVLESSSEKIMQAALDVIAREKISGVRMRHISEEAQMSQGILHYYFHTKKELLSRLLDYILLMFRKERDSDFAKSDGSPSGKIHAFFQEKKRSILAKKMEYIQFDFWVQGTTDPDLKEKIQKSYLNWRYNLYEVIQEGVRSGEFRADRAEAVPALIVSLLMGGSCQYLIDESAFELDQYLDQAEHLILEYLRGTNALP, from the coding sequence ATGGATCAAAATGAGAAAGTCCTGGAAAGTAGCTCTGAAAAAATAATGCAGGCGGCTCTTGATGTGATAGCCAGGGAAAAAATTAGCGGTGTGAGGATGAGGCACATTTCGGAAGAAGCCCAAATGAGTCAGGGAATCCTCCACTACTATTTTCATACCAAAAAAGAGCTTCTATCCCGACTCCTCGATTATATTCTTCTTATGTTTCGTAAGGAGCGTGATAGCGATTTTGCTAAGTCCGATGGGAGTCCTTCAGGAAAAATTCATGCTTTTTTCCAAGAGAAAAAACGATCTATTCTGGCAAAAAAAATGGAATATATTCAGTTTGATTTTTGGGTTCAAGGCACTACAGATCCGGATTTAAAGGAAAAAATTCAAAAATCATACTTGAATTGGCGATATAATCTATATGAGGTGATTCAGGAAGGTGTTCGTTCCGGTGAGTTCCGAGCAGATCGAGCCGAAGCTGTCCCTGCCCTGATTGTTTCTCTCCTTATGGGCGGTTCTTGCCAGTATCTGATTGATGAATCTGCTTTTGAACTGGATCAATATCTGGATCAGGCTGAGCATCTGATTCTGGAATACCTGAGGGGAACAAACGCACTTCCCTGA
- a CDS encoding DUF6259 domain-containing protein produces MSSESIIYNSDDLSCSLHLDGPLETTKTGPLYVFRILSGSQTSILKLDIEIKNKDSAWFWWPNHEGERGILSQVHGRLEDLDEASRGISVLYPISASCRTIILGDGQGGVILSAMPDEKGRISQISVKSKSSQKVEFFVKTGRSCWILTQYQGGPEEALLWMSRIIEKVKWPVLERAEPVGKFLLQVGLIGPDYDCLVPVERGFMVLEDIARVMKHQLGTGHWLHVFGYAHGHDLLYPDYNPSGFLGGPETLKRAIRAVHRKGQKVSFYLNLRIADESLVENDFELKKAVFLDRMGKPVLERSNDRSFLVMNPESPIWQDRIVKEAERLISLGADGLELNYSGQQALLVSLGEQWGDGIRKMITRIKNLGVKIWYRGGTDIYPADWWEMSSEEERIDTEGHVLSGSMIGEFDPRLLMTLAPGRSYLVPLSRESFPLTEEALVMKDLEDIMGGLFIYDEEYLERIEMILKRAAEESQQEDMQTQEEDTQASDRVERQEKIPEAGDFPGNLES; encoded by the coding sequence TTGAGCAGTGAATCGATAATTTATAATAGTGATGATCTCAGCTGCAGCCTACACCTCGACGGCCCCTTGGAAACAACCAAGACCGGTCCGCTTTATGTCTTTAGAATCCTTTCTGGATCACAAACCAGTATCTTAAAACTGGATATCGAAATCAAAAATAAAGATTCTGCCTGGTTTTGGTGGCCCAACCACGAGGGAGAACGGGGGATTCTTTCTCAGGTTCATGGGAGGCTCGAAGATCTGGATGAAGCTTCCAGAGGGATCTCAGTTCTCTATCCTATCAGCGCTTCCTGCAGAACCATCATTCTCGGTGATGGTCAGGGAGGTGTCATTCTCAGTGCCATGCCCGATGAAAAAGGGAGAATCTCTCAGATTTCAGTTAAGAGCAAAAGTTCTCAGAAAGTTGAGTTCTTTGTAAAAACTGGCCGTTCCTGCTGGATACTCACTCAATACCAGGGCGGGCCGGAGGAGGCTCTTCTCTGGATGAGCCGGATCATTGAAAAGGTGAAATGGCCTGTCTTGGAGAGAGCGGAACCTGTGGGGAAATTCCTTCTGCAGGTCGGGCTGATCGGCCCGGATTATGATTGCCTTGTCCCTGTTGAGAGAGGTTTTATGGTGCTGGAAGATATCGCCAGAGTCATGAAGCACCAACTGGGAACGGGTCATTGGCTTCATGTTTTCGGGTATGCCCATGGTCATGACCTCCTCTATCCCGATTATAATCCTTCTGGTTTTCTAGGGGGTCCAGAGACTCTTAAAAGAGCCATACGGGCCGTCCATCGAAAGGGGCAGAAGGTCAGTTTTTATTTGAACCTCCGCATAGCCGATGAAAGCCTTGTAGAAAATGATTTTGAACTTAAGAAAGCCGTTTTTCTGGATAGAATGGGAAAGCCTGTTCTGGAGAGATCCAATGACAGATCGTTTTTGGTCATGAATCCAGAGAGTCCGATCTGGCAAGACCGCATTGTGAAAGAAGCCGAAAGGTTGATCAGCCTGGGAGCCGATGGCCTGGAGCTGAATTACAGCGGACAGCAGGCTCTCCTGGTTTCTCTGGGAGAACAGTGGGGTGATGGAATCAGGAAGATGATCACAAGGATCAAAAACCTGGGGGTTAAGATCTGGTACAGGGGTGGAACAGATATATATCCTGCAGACTGGTGGGAAATGAGTAGCGAAGAAGAAAGAATCGATACAGAAGGCCATGTGTTGTCAGGGAGTATGATCGGGGAATTCGATCCCCGTCTTTTGATGACCCTCGCCCCTGGACGATCCTATTTAGTGCCCCTCTCCCGGGAGTCCTTTCCCTTGACAGAGGAAGCGCTTGTCATGAAGGATCTCGAAGATATCATGGGCGGCTTATTTATTTATGATGAAGAGTATCTGGAACGAATTGAAATGATCCTGAAGAGAGCCGCAGAAGAGAGTCAGCAGGAAGACATGCAGACCCAGGAAGAGGATACACAGGCTTCCGACAGGGTTGAGAGACAGGAAAAAATACCCGAAGCGGGCGATTTTCCTGGAAATCTTGAAAGTTAA
- a CDS encoding thioredoxin family protein codes for MKTFSITLFLFFSSLFFLSADAYPPQGWTSDVLGAMTEAEETGKDLLLNFTGSDWCTWCHKLWGEVFGTKEFQEYAEENLILVYLDFPNGIELSDDVKKQNEIMASVFGVQGFPTIWLMDSSQLPLMKTGYQAGGSTSYIRHLKEDRPDLDEATKVEYRDMVRQAIKDNIGSW; via the coding sequence ATGAAGACTTTCAGCATAACCTTGTTTCTGTTTTTTTCTTCTCTTTTCTTCCTTTCTGCAGACGCCTATCCTCCCCAGGGATGGACCAGTGATGTCCTGGGTGCCATGACCGAAGCCGAAGAGACGGGTAAAGATCTTTTGCTTAATTTTACAGGGTCTGACTGGTGTACCTGGTGTCATAAGCTCTGGGGAGAAGTGTTTGGAACCAAGGAGTTTCAAGAGTATGCCGAAGAGAATCTAATCCTGGTTTATCTGGATTTTCCAAATGGTATTGAACTTTCTGATGATGTCAAAAAACAGAATGAAATAATGGCTTCAGTATTTGGAGTTCAGGGCTTTCCCACTATCTGGCTGATGGATTCCTCACAGCTTCCCCTGATGAAGACGGGGTATCAGGCCGGGGGGAGTACCTCATATATCCGTCATCTTAAAGAGGATCGTCCCGATTTGGATGAAGCCACAAAGGTGGAGTATCGGGATATGGTCCGTCAGGCAATCAAAGATAATATAGGTTCCTGGTAG
- a CDS encoding YbgC/FadM family acyl-CoA thioesterase, giving the protein MNNNISGIIKDNTHYLQKRVYYSDTDAGGVVYHSRYIDMAEHGRSELIRLLGGEQKKLLTESGIAFVVRSLSVSYNSPAYLDDLLTVRTKLLKSQRVTLVFEQKIYKEDSLLAELEVKVGCISIENGRPTPMPEDWKQIIDEKMLP; this is encoded by the coding sequence ATGAACAACAACATATCCGGTATTATTAAAGACAATACCCATTATTTACAAAAGAGAGTGTACTACAGCGATACGGATGCCGGCGGGGTTGTCTACCACAGCCGTTATATTGATATGGCAGAACACGGTAGAAGTGAATTGATAAGATTGCTGGGTGGGGAACAAAAAAAATTACTCACTGAATCGGGAATTGCCTTTGTGGTCAGATCACTCAGTGTGAGCTACAATAGCCCGGCCTATCTGGATGACCTTTTGACAGTTCGCACAAAACTACTAAAGAGTCAGAGGGTGACCCTTGTTTTTGAGCAAAAGATATACAAAGAAGACTCACTACTTGCAGAACTGGAAGTGAAGGTGGGGTGTATTTCCATAGAAAATGGACGTCCAACACCCATGCCTGAAGATTGGAAACAAATCATCGATGAGAAGATGCTGCCCTAG